The following proteins come from a genomic window of Malus domestica chromosome 02, GDT2T_hap1:
- the LOC114822152 gene encoding cation/H(+) antiporter 15-like, producing MIIVQLIAAMSITRLLYHLFKPLHQPRIVSDILGGVMLGPAFVGTIIFALQYVIPFFSLVNIETVANLGLGYHMFIMGLELEFVPIIRAGKRALSVAVVGSLVSLIWGWLLYRFVLFNDYGRALAEQIANDNGYAFWGIALASTNFTDLAQVLADKKLLHSDFGRLALSSAVISDVLSWLLLLAGMTFAYTDQSIGAMSAVIFILLCVFVLRPAIPWFIRNTTTDNDSSGYNEQQVRFILSVVVLFGYVSDNFGSHSILGPFMLGTIIPSGELKKVLVDRIQTFVSHLLMPLYFLTVGLRTNFSYILTNENPKFTLADTNLWRVVAVVVLANIPKILSNYIIGLMYKMSRGDSFALGILMNTKGLMGLIILGTGKDIKVLDNRTFGVMMIAMWLMTLPVGPFLALVFKPTKNTAEYKLRNIQSVGPETELKILTCTHTSSSVSGMIDLLEASNPTRQSPICIFAVQLVEITDHGSAMLIVQEVCKENSNRSNQMQPEYIMSENRFEKYAKNRGNVSIQTLTAFSSYNTMHEYICNLANEKFINIIITPFHNQFSIDGTMEDTNPNLKGVNNNLIKNSPCTVGIFVDRGLSVSQISESRNGSGSSPGYHLFAMFFFGGPDDREALTYAWRMAGHPRVNLRVVRFIVVPSNATSGKFTCDDQNDNDGDIDQAVNSRMQKHLDDTCMDEFRLKSMHNRSTQFVEEIVKSWEETVNIVRGLESEYDLYLVGRRYESSSPAWSLLDYCSDYDELGPLGDLLVSSTFNPSVLIVQQGTLVDKHRCD from the exons ATGATCATTGTCCAACTGATCGCCGCCATGTCCATCACTCGCCTTCTTTATCATCTCTTCAAGCCCTTGCACCAACCTCGTATTGTCTCCGATATTCTT GGTGGCGTGATGTTGGGTCCGGCATTCGTTGGTACTATCATATTTGCTCTTCAATACGTAATCCCTTTCTTCAGCCTGGTCAACATAGAAACCGTGGCAAACTTAGGGCTTGGTTATCACATGTTCATCATGGGTTTAGAGCTTGAGTTTGTACCTATAATCCGGGCTGGAAAAAGGGCTCTTAGCGTTGCCGTAGTTGGCAGTCTCGTTTCCTTGATCTGGGGTTGGCTTTTATATCGCTTCGTACTCTTCAATGATTATGGTAGGGCACTGGCTGAGCAAATTGCCAACGACAACGGCTACGCCTTCTGGGGCATTGCCCTGGCCTCCACCAACTTCACCGACCTTGCCCAAGTCCTCGCCGACAAAAAGCTCCTCCACTCTGATTTCGGCCGCCTCGCCTTGTCCTCGGCGGTTATCTCCGACGTGTTATCCTGGCTTCTTCTCCTTGCGGGCATGACTTTCGCATATACTGACCAATCGATCGGGGCCATGAGCGCCGTGATATTCATACTACTATGCGTTTTTGTACTACGTCCGGCTATCCCGTGGTTCATCCGCAATACAACCACCGACAACGATAGCAGCGGATACAACGAGCAGCAAGTCCGCTTCATTCTGTCGGTGGTTGTGCTTTTCGGGTACGTAAGTGACAATTTTGGGTCGCACTCCATTTTGGGACCCTTTATGCTGGGAACCATTATTCCTAGTGGAGAGCTGAAGAAGGTCCTGGTTGACAGGATCCAAACCTTCGTGAGTCACCTTCTGATGCCTCTATACTTCTTAACCGTCGGGCTAAGAACTAATTTTAGCTATATTTTAACCAACGAAAATCCAAAGTTCACACTTGCAGATACTAACCTGTGGCGTGTCGTGGCGGTTGTCGTTCTTGCTAACATTCCGAAAATTTTGAGTAATTATATCATCGGCTTGATGTACAAAATGTCACGTGGAGATAGTTTTGCTCTTGGGATACTCATGAACACCAAAGGCTTAATGGGACTCATAATACTCGGCACTGGCAAGGACATAAAG GTCTTGGACAACCGAACGTTTGGAGTAATGATGATTGCGATGTGGTTAATGACGCTTCCGGTCGGACCCTTTCTAGCCCTCGTGTTCAAGCCCACCAAGAACACCGCAGAATACAAACTCAGGAACATACAAAGCGTAGGACCTGAGACGGAGCTAAAAATCCTTACTTGCACCCATACCTCAAGTAGCGTCTCCGGCATGATCGACCTCCTCGAGGCTTCAAATCCGACGAGACAATCCCCAATCTGCATCTTCGCCGTTCAACTTGTGGAGATCACAGACCATGGTTCGGCCATGCTCATCGTGCAGGAAGTTTGCAAAGAAAACTCTAACCGAAGCAACCAGATGCAACCCGAGTACATCATGTCCGAAAATCGATTCGAAAAATACGCGAAGAATAGAGGAAACGTTTCTATCCAAACACTCACAGCCTTTTCTTCCTACAACACCATGCatgaatacatatgcaatctGGCCAACGAGAAGTTCATCAACATTATTATAACCCCATTCCACAATCAATTTTCCATTGACGGAACCATGGAGGATACCAACCCTAATTTGAAGGGGGTCAACAACAACTTGATAAAAAATTCGCCGTGCACGGTGGGTATTTTCGTTGATCGTGGGCTTAGTGTGTCCCAAATTAGCGAGTCCAGAAATGGCAGCGGTTCCTCCCCAGGGTACCATCTATTCGCCATGTTTTTCTTTGGAGGACCAGATGACCGCGAGGCATTAACGTATGCATGGAGGATGGCCGGGCATCCTCGGGTTAATCTAAGGGTTGTCCGGTTTATTGTGGTCCCAAGTAATGCAACATCAGGCAAATTCACATGCGATGACCAGAACGACAACGACGGGGACATCGATCAAGCggtaaatagtcggatgcagaAGCATCTCGACGACACGTGCATGGATGAGTTTAGGCTTAAGTCGATGCACAATCGCAGCACACAATTCGTGGAGGAGATTGTGAAGAGCTGGGAAGAAACTGTAAATATTGTAAGGGGCCTGGAGAGTGAATATGATCTGTACTTAGTGGGAAGAAGATACGAAAGCTCATCCCCAGCGTGGTCGTTATTGGATTATTGCAGCGATTACGACGAACTGGGACCTCTTGGGGACTTATTAGTTTCTTCAACCTTTAATCCATCCGTTCTTATTGTGCAGCAGGGTACCCTTGTGGATAAACACCGGTGTGACTGA
- the LOC114822155 gene encoding glycosyltransferase-like KOBITO 1 yields MTNHHHHHLHAPLRSAPASSSSSPQTFTSKLLLLLTLLPLSLAALAFILQWRGGIPDPTTRWSPPGSHHLFPGMDASPLSSAVVHSSSSDCFNLGRSASPSIPYYQNWKFDSASNLRPKICITTSTSAGLEQILPWMFYHKVIGVITFFLFVEGKAASPEVSKVLESIPGVKVIYRTKELEEQQAKSRIWNETWLSSFFYKPCNYELFVKQSLNMEIAIVLARDAGMDWIIHLDTDELLHPAGAKEYSLRQLLLDVPGNVDMVIFPNYESSIERDDIKEPFTEVSMFKRNYDHVPKDTYFGMYKESVHGNPNYFLTYGNGKSAARVQDHLRPNGAHRWHNYMKTPNEVKFEEAAVLHYTYARFSDLTSRRDRCHCKPTKEDVKRCFMLDFDRAAFIIASTATKEEMQKWYHEHIVWDDKEVKLKLLRKGILTRIYAPMAIIQGLRESGVFSSVIASAPTTLSKEKFLLTIDSSNSSRAATSESLPSSRKIGRSRESKATARKALDIKAAEFQEVAVPPLSPPGMDDNQASVEV; encoded by the exons ATgaccaaccaccaccaccaccacctacaTGCCCCCCTCCGCTCAGCGCCagcatcctcctcctcctcccctcAAACCTTCACATCGaagctcctcctcctcctcactctcctccccCTCTCTCTTGCTGCCTTAGCTTTCATCCTGCAATGGCGTGGCGGCATTCCCGACCCCACCACTCGCTGGTCTCCTCCCGGTTCCCACCACCTCTTCCCTGGCATGGACGCCTCTCCTCTTTCCTCCGCCGTCGTCCACTCCTCGTCCTCCGATTGCTTCAATCTCGGCCGTTCAGCTTCGCCTTCGATTCCCTACTATCAGAATTGGAAGTTTGATTCTGCATCCAATTTACGACCAAag ATATGTATTACTACAAGTACGTCAGCTGGTTTAGAACAGATTTTGCCCTGGATGTTTTATCACAAGGTTATTGGAGTGATTACCTTTTTCCTATTTGTGGAAGGAAAGGCTGCATCTCCTGAAGTATCAAAAGTTCTGGAGTCTATTCCT GGAGTAAAGGTGATATACAGAACTAAAGAGCTTGAGGAACAACAAGCTAAAAG CCGGATTTGGAATGAGACTTGGCTGTCCAGTTTCTTTTACAAACCTTGCAATTATGAGCTATTTGTGAAGCAATCTCTCAATATGGAGATAGCTATAGTCTTGGCAAGG GATGCTGGAATGGACTGGATAATTCATCTTGACACGGATGAGTTACTGCACCCGGCTGGGGCCAAGGAGTATTCTTTGAGGCAGTTGCTGCTTGATGTGCCTGGGAATGTGGATATGGTTATTTTCCCGAATTAT GAGAGCAGTATTGAACGGGATGATATTAAGGAACCATTTACTGAG GTTTCCATGTTCAAGAGGAATTATGACCATGTACCAAAAGACACATACTTTGGCATGTATAAAGAGTCAGTTCATGGTAACCCAAACTACTTTTTGACTTATGGAAATGGGAAATCAGCTGCTCGAGTCCAAGATCATCTTCGTCCTAATGGTGCACACAGATGGCACAATTATATGAAAACTCCGAA cgaggtcaAATTTGAAGAGGCTGCTGTTCTGCACTACACATATGCCAGATTTTCAGACTTAACATCTAGGCGTGATCGGTGTCACTGCAAGCCTACAAAGGAAGATGTCAAAAGATGCTTTATGTTGGATTTTGACAGAGCT GCATTCATAATTGCGTCAACCGCAACTAAGGAGGAAATGCAGAAATG GTACCATGAACACATTGTATGGGATGACAAAGAAGTAAAACTAAAACTTTTGAGAAAAGGCATTTTGACTCGGATATATGCTCCCATG GCCATAATACAAGGACTAAGGGAGTCGGGAGTCTTCAGCTCAGTTATTGCGTCTGCCCCAACAACTCTCTCAAAAGAAAAGTTTTTGTTGACAATTGATAGTAGTAACTCCTCAAGAGCTGCTACCTCCGAATCCCTCCCGTCGTCGAGGAAGATTGGTAGAAGCAGAGAGAGTAAGGCTACCGCCAGGAAGGCATTGGATATCAAAGCTGCTGAATTTCAAGAAGTGGCTGTTCCACCGTTGTCCCCCCCAGGAATGGACGATAATCAAGCCAGTGTGGAAGTGTAA